A portion of the Pseudorasbora parva isolate DD20220531a chromosome 1, ASM2467924v1, whole genome shotgun sequence genome contains these proteins:
- the snapc2 gene encoding snRNA-activating protein complex subunit 2 isoform X1, producing the protein MKPPFRKRTEPSRFLPKAIEKQQKVSDNSFCQGWDRKDLQNFLQALKQQQNFESELDLTEIQKKVPQRSLKEIEDLIKSLKSCMLQKVYLQVHSQRRECRKAKVPIEIWAELVQKISKSHEKTISSAFSQILVIAATEPCGLMHSEPPHPTIKTPAFSSLHPAQSPKPPSRPSATGMSPNPSVFSTSAASIIQPDSSSNAVDHISEFESASSSSHLMPNTPEAPASSQMARNPSHLQSEAEPTVSSPVSPGPVSPSVSSIMQTSVQSVKPRMLKCVVHFDKIYKYLSSVGSTTGNSALTSMESAVLLDMLMCLPEELPLLDCKELQHHFLQLHSQLSKTAIMAASNVPNAADSTAITQKLRTTTGSSEESSSTEPAKDKDWATAGTCPLNPLLVPVTMLKRLSLDSEK; encoded by the exons ATGAAACCTCCATTTCGTAAGCGAACTGAACCGTCACGCTTTCTACCTAAAGCCATtgagaaacaacagaaagtgagTGACAACTCATTCTGCCAAGGATGGGATCGCAAAGATCTACAGAACTTTTTGCAAGCTTTAAAACAGCAGCAAAATTTTGAATCTGAGTTAGATCTGACTGAGATTCAAAAGAAAGTTCCCCAACGATCTCTCAAAGAG ATTGAAGACCTGATAAAGTCCCTGAAGTCATGTATGCTGCAGAAGGTTTATCTACAGGTTCATAGTCAGAGGAGGGAGTGTCGCAAAGCTAAAGTTCCCATTGAAATCTGGGCAGAGCTGGTACAGAAAATCTCCAAATCCCATGAAAAGACCATTTCCTCTGCCTTTTCCCAG ATACTTGTGATTGCTGCCACAGAGCCATGTGGCCTGATGCACTCTGAACCTCCACACCCCACCATCAAAACACCAGCTTTCTCCAGTCTTCATCCTGCTCAGTCCCCTAAACCCCCCTCTCGACCTTCCGCCACAGGCATGAGCCCAAATCCCAGCGTTTTCTCTACTTCAGCTGCATCTATCATTCAGCCTGACTCGAGTTCTAATGCTGTTGACCACATTAGCGAATTTGAGAGTGCATCAAGCAGTTCACATCTAATGCCTAACACACCTGAAGCACCAGCATCCTCACAGATGGCAAGAAACCCAAGTCATCTGCAATCAGAAGCAGAACCAACAGTGTCCAGTCCTGTTTCTCCTGGTCCAGTGTCACCATCAGTTTCCTCGATTATGCAAACTTCAGTTCAATCAGTCAAACCAAGAATGCTGAAATGTGTTGTGCATTTTGACaagatttataaatatttaagcAGCGTCGGCTCTACAACTGGCAATTCAGCTCTTACTTCTATGG AGAGCGCAGTGCTGTTGGATATGCTGATGTGTTTGCCTGAGGAGCTCCCCTTACTGGACTGCAAGGAACTCCAACATCACTTCCTCCAGTTACACTCACAGCTCTCCAAAACTGCAATAATGGCAGCTTCCAACGTCCCAAATGCAGCTGATTCTACTGCAATAACACAAAAACTTAGAACTACTACTGGATCCTCCGAGGAGTCATCTTCCACAGAGCCAGCAAAGGACAAAGACTGGGCTACGGCTGGCACCTGTCCGCTCAATCCTTTGTTAGTTCCAGTAACCATGCTGAAAAGACTGTCTCTGGATTCTGAGAAATGA
- the muc3a gene encoding mucin-3A, with product MVPTLTSEGDTTTENTATTTGNITSCSTTTTTTTGVITGNITSTPNPASTTADVTTSKDYVTTTITMTSTTRSTPQTTAKPILCENGGSPQPNNLACVCLNGFTGRHCSTIETEILLEDYIERTVQVEMELNEDFIPEYANSSSSQHKKFVKDFISKVELRYSEVPDFKSVGDIVLSAGRPRSTQRGKRSLPVKENAKSLNVMHGVILNITNNDNVYNTYQDHLKVVKNISISFIKHPVDGLEVIAASASETNLNEVCVKPLQVLPEDFRKYFEAIESEGRVTCATQCHRDHPKPKLCTDRGTCQVSIQGPSCYCRQTNDYWYLGADCSFLVHKVGFYAGLGTVAAIALVTVASLTAYLVINKRMEKRNKDIKQELVKEWLDDDFEWPSQTITPSVDIYDNPGMHNLNRAGRPDLFADRSYNFSLEPDIHLWSPRRDQPMTTDRPQIRSSFDI from the exons ATGGTTCCCACTTTAACTTCTGAGGGTGACACAACTACGGAAAATACTGCTACAACTACAGGAAATATCACATCTTGTTCAACTACTACAACCACAACTACAGGAGTTATTACAGGAAACATCACATCCACACCAAATCCTGCCTCAACCACAGCTGATGTCACAACTTCAAAAGATTATGTTACGACTACCATAACAATGACATCAACGACAAGATCTACTCCACAAACAACCGCCAAACCCATTTTATGTGAAAATGGTGGATCTCCACAACCAAACAACCTGGCGTGTGTCTGTTTGAATGGTTTTACGGGGAGACACTGCAGTACTATTGAAACTGAAATTTTACTCGAAG attatATTGAAAGGACAGTTCAAGTTGAGATGGAATTGAATGAAGATTTTATTCCTGAATATGCTAACTCATCATCAAGTCAACATAAAAAGTTTGTTAAAGATTTCATTAGTAAG GTTGAACTCCGCTATAGCGAAGTACCTGATTTCAAGAGTGTGGGCGATATAGTTCTAAG TGCTGGTAGACCACGAAGTACGCAAAGAGGAAAAAGAAGCTTGCCTGTGAAGGAAAATGCAAAAAG TCTGAATGTTATGCATGGTGTTATTCTTAACATTACAAACAATGACAACGTCTACAATACTTATCAAGATCATCTCAAGGTGGTGAAAAATATTTCCATATCCTTCATAAAACATCCAG TTGATGGCTTAGAAGTAATTGCTGCCAGTGCATCAGAGACTAATCTCAACG AGGTGTGTGTCAAACCTCTACAAGTTCTTCCTGAAGACTTCCGAAAGTATTTTGAGGCTATTGAGTCAGAAGGCAGAGTGACATGTGCGACTCAATGCCATAGAGATCATCCGAAACCAAAACTGTGCACGGACCGTGGCACCTGTCAAGTTTCTATACAAGGTCCATCCTGCTA TTGCAGACAGACTAATGATTACTGGTACTTGGGAGCTGATTGCAGTTTCCTGGTGCACAAGGTTGGATTCTATGCTGGATTGGGAACAGTGGCAGCCATTGCTCTGGTAACTGTAGCATCCCTGACAGCTTACCTTGTGATAAACAAACGGATGGAAAAAAG GAATAAGGACATTAAGCAAGAGCTAGTGAAGGAATGGTTGGATGATGACTTTGAGTGGCCATCACAAACAATAACACCATCAG TTGACATATATGACAATCCAGGCATGCATAACCTGAACCGTGCGGGAAGACCAGATTTATTTGCAGATCGATCCTACAATTTCTCACTTGAACCTGATATTCATCTCTGGTCTCCTCGAAGAGATCAGCCT ATGACAACGGACAGACCTCAGATTCGGtcatcatttgatatttaa
- the snapc2 gene encoding snRNA-activating protein complex subunit 2 isoform X2, which produces MKPPFRKRTEPSRFLPKAIEKQQKVSDNSFCQGWDRKDLQNFLQALKQQQNFESELDLTEIQKKVPQRSLKEIEDLIKSLKSCMLQKVYLQVHSQRRECRKAKVPIEIWAELVQKISKSHEKTISSAFSQILVIAATEPCGLMHSEPPHPTIKTPAFSSLHPAQSPKPPSRPSATGMSPNPSVFSTSAASIIQPDSSSNAVDHISEFESASSSSHLMPNTPEAPASSQMARNPSHLQSEAEPTVSSPVSPESAVLLDMLMCLPEELPLLDCKELQHHFLQLHSQLSKTAIMAASNVPNAADSTAITQKLRTTTGSSEESSSTEPAKDKDWATAGTCPLNPLLVPVTMLKRLSLDSEK; this is translated from the exons ATGAAACCTCCATTTCGTAAGCGAACTGAACCGTCACGCTTTCTACCTAAAGCCATtgagaaacaacagaaagtgagTGACAACTCATTCTGCCAAGGATGGGATCGCAAAGATCTACAGAACTTTTTGCAAGCTTTAAAACAGCAGCAAAATTTTGAATCTGAGTTAGATCTGACTGAGATTCAAAAGAAAGTTCCCCAACGATCTCTCAAAGAG ATTGAAGACCTGATAAAGTCCCTGAAGTCATGTATGCTGCAGAAGGTTTATCTACAGGTTCATAGTCAGAGGAGGGAGTGTCGCAAAGCTAAAGTTCCCATTGAAATCTGGGCAGAGCTGGTACAGAAAATCTCCAAATCCCATGAAAAGACCATTTCCTCTGCCTTTTCCCAG ATACTTGTGATTGCTGCCACAGAGCCATGTGGCCTGATGCACTCTGAACCTCCACACCCCACCATCAAAACACCAGCTTTCTCCAGTCTTCATCCTGCTCAGTCCCCTAAACCCCCCTCTCGACCTTCCGCCACAGGCATGAGCCCAAATCCCAGCGTTTTCTCTACTTCAGCTGCATCTATCATTCAGCCTGACTCGAGTTCTAATGCTGTTGACCACATTAGCGAATTTGAGAGTGCATCAAGCAGTTCACATCTAATGCCTAACACACCTGAAGCACCAGCATCCTCACAGATGGCAAGAAACCCAAGTCATCTGCAATCAGAAGCAGAACCAACAGTGTCCAGTCCTGTTTCTCCTG AGAGCGCAGTGCTGTTGGATATGCTGATGTGTTTGCCTGAGGAGCTCCCCTTACTGGACTGCAAGGAACTCCAACATCACTTCCTCCAGTTACACTCACAGCTCTCCAAAACTGCAATAATGGCAGCTTCCAACGTCCCAAATGCAGCTGATTCTACTGCAATAACACAAAAACTTAGAACTACTACTGGATCCTCCGAGGAGTCATCTTCCACAGAGCCAGCAAAGGACAAAGACTGGGCTACGGCTGGCACCTGTCCGCTCAATCCTTTGTTAGTTCCAGTAACCATGCTGAAAAGACTGTCTCTGGATTCTGAGAAATGA